One part of the Chthoniobacterales bacterium genome encodes these proteins:
- a CDS encoding CHAD domain-containing protein — translation MAFHLKSGEDVGQGFERILREQFARMERDAGAADAVHAVRKRCKRVRATLRLLREQNPEFCRAESRVARDLGRSLARLRDAEVLQKTFEKLATDWRGEESLARLRGELPTAGADDVDAALRRVKAISRAARGRLAAAHPGRGVTFGAVESALQGSYRRGRAAMERCRVAGPEEAFHEWRKRVKDLGYHAQIVRRIWPPVLRGWQAELEGLGEILGDDHDLAGLQDVTADRGYDSREWRERLDERMRELRTEALKRGRCLFGEKPGSFRRRLRRYRER, via the coding sequence ATGGCCTTTCACCTGAAAAGCGGGGAGGACGTCGGGCAGGGATTCGAGCGGATTCTTCGAGAGCAGTTTGCCCGGATGGAGCGGGATGCCGGGGCTGCGGATGCGGTGCACGCCGTGCGCAAGCGCTGCAAACGGGTGCGGGCGACGTTGCGTCTGCTAAGGGAGCAGAATCCCGAATTCTGCAGGGCCGAAAGTCGGGTCGCTCGCGATCTGGGCCGCAGTCTGGCGAGGCTTCGGGATGCGGAGGTTCTCCAAAAGACGTTCGAGAAACTTGCGACGGATTGGCGAGGCGAGGAATCGCTGGCGCGGTTGCGAGGCGAGTTACCGACGGCTGGCGCGGACGACGTGGATGCCGCGCTTCGTCGGGTGAAAGCGATCTCCCGCGCCGCGCGGGGGCGGCTGGCGGCGGCGCATCCGGGCCGGGGCGTGACATTTGGCGCGGTCGAGTCTGCGCTGCAAGGTTCCTATCGCCGGGGCCGGGCGGCCATGGAGCGTTGCCGCGTCGCAGGCCCGGAGGAGGCTTTTCACGAGTGGCGGAAGCGGGTGAAGGACCTTGGTTATCATGCCCAGATCGTTCGAAGAATCTGGCCTCCGGTGCTGAGAGGCTGGCAGGCGGAGCTCGAGGGACTGGGAGAAATCCTTGGCGATGATCACGACCTCGCCGGCCTGCAAGACGTGACTGCGGACCGGGGCTATGACTCGAGGGAATGGCGGGAGCGTCTCGACGAACGCATGCGCGAACTTCGCACCGAGGCGCTCAAGCGTGGCCGGTGCCTTTTCGGCGAAAAGCCGGGATCGTTCCGGCGGCGCCTTCGTCGTTACCGGGAGCGGTAG
- a CDS encoding VOC family protein — protein sequence MNAQTIPTPEVKAVPDGMHTVTPHLCCAGAAEAIAFYERAFGAEEICQVPMPNGKLMHGAIRIGDSMIFLFDEMPEYGALGPKARGGSSVTIHLQVEDVDTAFERAVAAGATVKMPLADMFWGDRYGQVEDPYGHSWSLATHIRDVPPEDLAKAAEKACG from the coding sequence ATGAACGCTCAAACCATCCCCACCCCTGAAGTGAAGGCCGTGCCCGACGGCATGCACACCGTCACCCCGCACCTCTGCTGCGCCGGCGCCGCGGAGGCCATCGCATTCTACGAGAGGGCGTTTGGCGCCGAGGAAATCTGCCAGGTCCCCATGCCGAATGGGAAACTCATGCACGGCGCCATCCGCATCGGCGACTCGATGATCTTCCTCTTCGACGAAATGCCCGAATACGGCGCGCTCGGCCCGAAGGCCCGCGGCGGCAGTTCCGTCACGATTCACCTCCAGGTCGAGGACGTCGACACCGCCTTCGAACGCGCCGTGGCCGCCGGAGCGACCGTGAAAATGCCGCTCGCCGACATGTTCTGGGGCGATCGCTACGGCCAGGTCGAGGATCCCTACGGCCACAGCTGGTCGCTGGCCACGCACATCCGCGACGTGCCGCCCGAAGACCTCGCCAAAGCCGCCGAGAAGGCTTGCGGATGA
- a CDS encoding DUF2092 domain-containing protein, whose protein sequence is MKRPLVLLAFSLSTVLVSGLRAADKSAVDPNALAPLERMSATLAKAPAFTYRSKNILEIPTESGQFITLFSTGEIALRRPNKLSAHLGGDAPHFDFYYDGDTVSAFAPGPDLYSSSKAPATIDEMLAGLQAETGIRFASAPLLFSNPYAVLTRDLISAVVVGPSTVNGSPAEHLAFRSPGVNWEIWLEASSRALPLRLAVTFTDREGFPRTVVEFSRWNLHPWFLGDSAFVFKKPADAKEIPFTSVLKAADR, encoded by the coding sequence ATGAAACGACCGCTCGTCCTTCTCGCGTTTTCCCTCTCCACCGTGCTCGTCTCCGGCCTCCGCGCCGCGGACAAATCCGCCGTCGATCCGAACGCCCTCGCACCCCTCGAGCGCATGAGCGCCACGCTCGCGAAAGCGCCGGCCTTCACCTACCGCTCGAAGAACATCCTCGAGATTCCCACGGAGAGCGGCCAGTTCATCACGCTCTTCTCCACCGGCGAGATCGCCCTCCGGCGCCCGAACAAACTCAGCGCCCACCTCGGCGGCGACGCCCCGCACTTCGATTTCTACTACGACGGCGATACGGTTTCCGCCTTCGCCCCGGGCCCGGATTTGTATTCCTCGTCGAAAGCCCCGGCGACGATCGACGAAATGCTCGCCGGCCTGCAGGCCGAGACCGGCATCCGCTTCGCTTCCGCCCCGCTTCTTTTCAGCAATCCCTACGCCGTGCTCACCCGCGACCTCATCAGCGCCGTCGTCGTCGGCCCTTCCACGGTGAACGGCTCGCCCGCCGAGCACCTCGCGTTTCGCTCGCCAGGCGTGAACTGGGAGATCTGGCTCGAAGCCAGCTCCCGCGCGCTGCCGCTCCGCCTTGCGGTGACCTTTACCGATCGGGAAGGCTTCCCTCGCACCGTCGTGGAATTCTCGCGATGGAACCTGCATCCGTGGTTCCTCGGCGACAGTGCCTTTGTGTTCAAGAAGCCCGCCGACGCGAAAGAAATCCCCTTCACTTCCGTGCTGAAAGCCGCCGATCGTTAG
- a CDS encoding iron-containing alcohol dehydrogenase family protein, which yields MLIPKQTAIPSLVRVKPGALDRIGIYADRHAFRRVRVFSSDGLLPELPARLEAALTASGIEIVETSTVTDASFERASASFREMPAHVDAIIGFGGGKALDMAKYVAFLARLPYVAVPTSLSNDGFCSPQSSLTMGGRRRSLPAAVPMGVVLDTAVCLGAPEILWHSGVGDLVSKFTAVIDWKIAFHTAGTPVDDFAALLSDASVHQFMARPVRDLEGVKLLGSALLLNGIAMSICGSSRPASGSEHLVSHALDHLSARPRLHGLQVGVATYLISLLQGQHTEAIAQLLTASGFWDAVAADPFSRAEWLAAAREAPTIKDDFVTILSTRDCLPEIERALSTDPHLQRCFG from the coding sequence ATGCTGATCCCGAAGCAGACCGCCATTCCGAGCCTCGTGCGCGTGAAACCCGGCGCACTCGACCGCATCGGCATTTACGCGGACCGCCATGCCTTTCGCCGCGTGCGGGTGTTTTCGAGCGACGGCCTGCTTCCCGAGCTTCCCGCCCGACTCGAGGCAGCGCTCACCGCCAGCGGCATCGAGATCGTGGAGACCTCGACCGTCACCGACGCCAGCTTCGAACGCGCGAGCGCGTCGTTCCGGGAAATGCCGGCCCACGTCGACGCCATCATCGGCTTCGGCGGCGGCAAGGCGCTCGACATGGCAAAATACGTCGCCTTTCTCGCGCGTCTCCCCTACGTCGCGGTGCCCACGTCGCTCTCGAACGACGGCTTTTGCAGCCCTCAATCCAGCCTCACCATGGGCGGGCGACGCCGCTCGCTGCCCGCAGCCGTGCCGATGGGCGTCGTCCTCGACACCGCCGTCTGCCTCGGCGCGCCGGAGATCCTCTGGCACTCCGGCGTCGGCGACCTCGTCTCGAAATTCACGGCCGTCATCGACTGGAAAATCGCGTTCCACACCGCCGGCACCCCGGTCGACGACTTCGCCGCGCTGCTCTCCGACGCCAGCGTCCATCAATTCATGGCCCGCCCGGTGCGCGACCTCGAGGGCGTGAAGCTCCTCGGCAGCGCCCTGCTCCTGAATGGCATCGCCATGTCGATCTGCGGCTCGTCCCGGCCGGCCAGCGGCAGCGAGCACCTCGTCTCCCACGCGCTCGATCACCTCTCCGCCCGCCCGCGCCTGCATGGCCTGCAGGTCGGCGTCGCCACGTATCTCATCAGCCTGCTCCAGGGCCAGCACACCGAAGCCATCGCCCAACTCCTCACCGCCAGCGGGTTCTGGGACGCCGTGGCCGCGGATCCCTTCTCGCGCGCGGAATGGCTGGCCGCCGCGCGAGAAGCTCCCACGATCAAGGACGACTTCGTCACGATCCTTTCTACCCGCGACTGCCTGCCCGAGATCGAGCGCGCCCTCTCCACCGATCCCCATTTGCAGCGCTGCTTCGGATGA
- a CDS encoding haloacid dehalogenase-like hydrolase, whose protein sequence is MGARKVLVSDFDGTITRRDFFDQVRRRWPRPPENDPWEKYVAGEITHFDALAEIFCDIRTTEADLLSLADSMEFDPDFARSAQALQDAGWELIVASAGCDWYIRYLLGETAAKLVVHANPGEFSPEQGLRMALPERSPFFSPTTGVNKLAIVRDALEHTAEVAFAGDGRPDLEPALLVAPAHRFARGWLADALRERGEAFHPFERWSQIVPHLLPC, encoded by the coding sequence ATGGGCGCGCGAAAGGTTTTGGTTTCGGACTTCGATGGCACCATCACGCGACGCGACTTTTTCGACCAGGTGCGCCGGCGCTGGCCCCGGCCTCCCGAAAACGATCCGTGGGAAAAATACGTCGCCGGCGAGATCACGCATTTCGACGCGCTTGCCGAAATTTTTTGCGATATCCGCACCACCGAGGCCGACCTCCTCTCGCTCGCGGACTCGATGGAATTCGATCCCGACTTCGCGCGATCGGCGCAGGCCCTTCAGGACGCGGGCTGGGAGCTCATCGTCGCCTCCGCCGGGTGCGACTGGTATATCCGCTACCTCCTCGGCGAGACGGCGGCGAAGCTCGTTGTCCATGCGAATCCGGGCGAATTTTCCCCCGAGCAGGGCCTGCGCATGGCACTCCCCGAGCGCTCTCCGTTCTTCAGCCCCACGACCGGCGTGAACAAACTCGCCATCGTCCGGGACGCCCTCGAGCACACCGCCGAGGTCGCCTTCGCCGGGGACGGCCGGCCCGACCTCGAACCGGCGCTCCTCGTCGCCCCCGCCCATCGCTTTGCTCGCGGATGGCTCGCCGACGCCTTGCGCGAGCGCGGCGAGGCGTTCCACCCGTTCGAGCGCTGGTCGCAGATCGTCCCGCACCTTTTACCATGCTGA
- a CDS encoding aldehyde dehydrogenase family protein, translating to MKSHSKAVALHPSPTAHTLEVVPRDERRLRLGEGLAYAPAPESAPPTLEVDAAYGLFIDGAFTKPGKTFATINPSTEKELAQVTAATAADIDRAVKAARKAQETVWGKMPAAERGKYLYRIARLIQEHSRELAVLETMDGGKTIKESRDIDLPLVAAHFFYYAGWADKLAYAFPGRKAAPLGVAGQVIPWNFPLLMAAWKLAPALATGNTCVLKPAETTPLTALHLARIFQEAELPPGVVNIVTGAGETGAALVNHPGIDKVAFTGSTEVGKKIAAALAGSKKKLTLELGGKAANIVFDDAPIEQAVEGIVAGIYFNQGHVCCAGSRLLVQESVYEEVVRRLRDRIGTLRVGDPLDKNTDIGAINSRPQLEKIKELVASGVSEGADLVQPKCRLPKAGYFYPPSFFTGVTAAHRIAREEIFGPVLSIMTFRTPAEALERANNTPFGLSAGVWTDKGSKIFKMAAKLRAGVVWANTYNKFDPTSPFGGTKESGYGREGGLHGLLPYVSLK from the coding sequence ATGAAGTCCCATTCCAAGGCCGTCGCCCTCCACCCCAGCCCCACCGCGCACACGCTCGAAGTCGTCCCACGCGACGAGCGCCGCCTGCGTCTCGGCGAAGGCCTGGCCTATGCTCCCGCCCCGGAATCCGCCCCGCCCACCCTCGAGGTCGACGCCGCCTACGGTCTCTTCATCGACGGCGCCTTCACGAAGCCCGGCAAGACTTTCGCGACCATCAATCCCTCGACGGAAAAGGAGCTTGCGCAGGTCACCGCCGCCACGGCCGCCGATATCGACCGCGCCGTGAAAGCCGCGCGCAAGGCGCAGGAAACCGTCTGGGGAAAAATGCCCGCCGCCGAACGCGGAAAATACCTCTACCGCATCGCGCGCCTCATCCAGGAGCATTCGCGCGAACTCGCCGTGCTCGAGACGATGGACGGCGGCAAGACGATCAAGGAAAGCCGCGACATCGACCTGCCGCTCGTCGCCGCGCATTTCTTCTACTACGCCGGTTGGGCCGACAAACTCGCCTACGCCTTCCCCGGCCGGAAGGCCGCCCCGCTCGGCGTCGCCGGCCAGGTCATCCCCTGGAATTTCCCGTTGCTCATGGCCGCGTGGAAACTCGCGCCCGCCCTCGCCACCGGCAACACCTGCGTGTTGAAGCCCGCCGAGACCACGCCGCTCACCGCGCTGCACCTCGCCCGCATTTTCCAGGAAGCCGAGCTGCCTCCCGGCGTCGTGAACATCGTCACCGGCGCGGGCGAAACCGGCGCCGCGCTCGTGAATCATCCCGGCATCGACAAGGTCGCCTTCACCGGAAGCACCGAGGTCGGCAAGAAGATCGCCGCGGCCCTCGCCGGCTCGAAGAAGAAGCTCACGCTAGAGCTCGGCGGCAAGGCGGCGAACATCGTGTTTGACGACGCCCCGATCGAACAGGCCGTGGAAGGCATCGTCGCCGGCATCTATTTCAACCAGGGCCACGTCTGCTGCGCCGGCTCGCGCCTGCTCGTGCAGGAAAGCGTCTACGAGGAAGTCGTCCGCCGCCTGCGCGACCGCATCGGCACGCTCCGCGTCGGCGATCCGCTCGACAAGAACACCGACATCGGCGCGATCAATTCCAGGCCGCAGCTCGAGAAGATCAAGGAACTCGTCGCCAGCGGCGTGAGCGAAGGCGCGGACCTCGTCCAGCCAAAGTGCCGGTTGCCCAAGGCCGGGTATTTCTATCCGCCGAGCTTCTTCACCGGCGTCACCGCCGCGCACCGCATTGCCCGCGAGGAAATCTTCGGCCCCGTGCTCAGCATCATGACATTCCGCACCCCGGCCGAGGCCCTCGAACGCGCGAACAACACGCCCTTCGGCCTGAGCGCCGGCGTCTGGACCGACAAGGGCAGCAAGATTTTCAAGATGGCCGCGAAGCTGCGGGCCGGCGTCGTGTGGGCAAACACCTACAACAAGTTCGACCCGACCAGCCCCTTCGGCGGCACCAAGGAAAGCGGCTACGGCCGCGAAGGCGGCCTCCACGGCCTGCTGCCATACGTGTCCCTCAAGTAA
- the deoC gene encoding deoxyribose-phosphate aldolase: MSSLSFARRSIDQVMADERAATFARRSIKASAKLEGLKLALSMMDLTTLEGKDTPGKVAHLCRKAIAPAEDRHAVPSCAAVCVYPNLVRAAKRFTKGSTVKVASVATAFPSGLMPLAVKLDDVRMAVEDGADEIDMVIDRGAFLRGEYRQVFDEIAAVKAACGAAHLKVILETGELETYDNVRLASEIAIRAGGDFIKTSTGKAAVNATMPVTLIMLETIRDHFYATGVRIGMKPAGGIKTAKEALAYLVMVNEILGADWMTPDLFRFGASTLANDVLMQIARLVDGRYQSAEYFSLP; the protein is encoded by the coding sequence ATGTCGTCCCTTTCCTTTGCCCGTCGCAGCATCGACCAGGTGATGGCCGACGAACGCGCCGCCACTTTTGCCAGGCGCAGCATCAAGGCCTCCGCCAAGCTCGAGGGCCTCAAACTCGCCCTCTCGATGATGGATCTCACCACCCTCGAAGGGAAGGACACCCCGGGCAAGGTGGCTCACCTCTGCCGCAAGGCCATCGCCCCCGCGGAAGACCGCCATGCCGTGCCGAGCTGCGCGGCCGTCTGCGTGTATCCGAATCTCGTTCGCGCCGCGAAGCGCTTCACAAAAGGCTCCACGGTCAAGGTCGCGTCCGTCGCGACGGCCTTTCCCAGCGGCCTCATGCCGCTCGCGGTGAAGCTCGATGACGTGCGCATGGCCGTCGAGGATGGCGCCGACGAGATCGACATGGTGATCGATCGCGGCGCATTCCTCCGCGGCGAATACCGCCAGGTCTTCGACGAGATCGCTGCCGTGAAGGCCGCGTGCGGTGCCGCGCATCTGAAGGTCATCCTCGAGACCGGTGAGCTCGAGACCTACGACAACGTCCGCCTCGCCAGCGAGATCGCGATCCGCGCCGGCGGCGATTTCATCAAGACCTCCACCGGCAAGGCGGCCGTCAACGCGACGATGCCCGTCACGCTCATCATGCTGGAGACGATTCGCGATCATTTCTACGCGACCGGCGTTCGCATCGGCATGAAGCCCGCGGGAGGCATCAAGACCGCGAAGGAAGCCCTCGCCTACCTCGTGATGGTCAACGAAATCCTCGGCGCCGACTGGATGACGCCCGACCTTTTCCGCTTCGGCGCCAGCACGCTCGCCAACGACGTGCTCATGCAGATCGCCCGCCTCGTCGACGGCCGCTACCAGAGCGCCGAGTATTTTTCCCTGCCATGA
- a CDS encoding glutaredoxin domain-containing protein, which translates to MKLYVKTWCPWCIDAVDWLKIRGYRFDQLDVLADRATYDRMIAISGQSKTPTLELADGAVLPDFDVRQLERFLAAHDIHPG; encoded by the coding sequence ATGAAGCTCTACGTCAAGACCTGGTGTCCATGGTGTATCGACGCCGTCGACTGGCTCAAGATCCGGGGCTACCGGTTCGACCAGCTTGACGTCCTGGCCGACCGGGCGACCTACGACCGGATGATTGCGATTTCGGGACAGAGCAAAACCCCGACCCTGGAGCTGGCGGACGGCGCCGTGCTGCCCGATTTCGACGTGCGCCAGCTCGAGAGATTCCTCGCGGCCCACGACATTCATCCCGGATGA
- a CDS encoding helix-turn-helix transcriptional regulator produces the protein MSTYNLYTILKPKKNKHRLAVVREVLGMTQKEFAKHLHKSLPTIHSIESHRLALSPKLAQWIQLSLGVSDAWLLGSGDESTPVSRFGHPYSKDDFIKSKLFREGLGAFEGPRPIADLLGNMLEQIQKKDREAFEKLYNEAAQLTMRAYYTFQKPNSSEN, from the coding sequence ATGTCAACATACAATCTGTATACAATTTTGAAACCGAAGAAAAATAAACACCGCCTCGCGGTCGTAAGGGAAGTACTTGGAATGACTCAGAAAGAGTTCGCCAAGCACCTTCACAAATCCCTCCCAACGATTCACTCCATTGAAAGTCATCGACTTGCCCTCTCCCCGAAGCTCGCGCAATGGATCCAGCTATCGCTGGGAGTCTCTGACGCTTGGTTACTTGGATCCGGAGATGAATCTACTCCGGTTAGTCGCTTTGGCCACCCCTACTCCAAAGATGATTTTATCAAATCAAAGCTTTTTCGCGAAGGCCTAGGTGCATTCGAGGGACCACGCCCGATCGCCGATTTACTCGGTAACATGCTGGAACAAATACAAAAGAAGGACCGAGAAGCCTTCGAAAAGCTCTATAATGAGGCGGCACAACTCACGATGAGGGCCTATTACACTTTTCAAAAACCAAACAGCTCAGAAAACTAG
- a CDS encoding DUF932 domain-containing protein — protein MNIAPSSPRRCNLILHCGAAAVSRRELASVPTPQPTHTWMPIAHTKVLAQIERTLKANDIEVLGEAHSLTADGQRYFGLLEVRHGHNANDYSWVLGLRNSHDKTFPAGIVAGVQVFVCDNLSFSGEVKLARRHTRFILRDLPTLAHTAVSRIVEQWHTQDQRIAAYGATSVTDAKAHDIVIRAADVGAITNRHIPEVLREWREPRHSDFAPRTAWSLFNAFTEGLKGNLSLLPERTTALQGLFDSKFGFRLHGKN, from the coding sequence ATGAACATCGCCCCTTCCTCCCCTCGCCGCTGCAACCTCATCCTGCACTGCGGCGCTGCAGCCGTCAGCCGTCGGGAATTGGCCTCGGTGCCAACTCCTCAGCCGACACATACCTGGATGCCAATTGCCCACACGAAGGTGCTCGCGCAAATCGAGCGCACCCTGAAGGCAAACGACATCGAAGTGCTCGGCGAAGCCCACAGCCTCACCGCCGATGGTCAGCGCTACTTCGGGCTTCTCGAAGTCCGGCATGGCCACAATGCCAACGATTACTCGTGGGTGCTGGGCTTGAGAAACTCGCACGACAAGACCTTCCCTGCCGGCATCGTCGCTGGGGTCCAAGTGTTCGTCTGCGACAACTTGAGCTTCTCGGGCGAGGTCAAACTGGCACGTCGGCACACGAGGTTCATTCTCCGCGATCTTCCCACACTTGCCCACACGGCAGTGAGCAGGATCGTGGAGCAGTGGCATACCCAGGACCAACGCATCGCCGCCTATGGCGCAACCAGCGTGACCGATGCAAAGGCCCACGATATCGTGATCAGGGCCGCTGATGTGGGAGCCATTACCAACCGTCACATCCCGGAGGTGCTTCGGGAATGGCGGGAACCGCGTCATTCTGACTTCGCGCCGCGTACGGCCTGGAGTTTGTTCAATGCGTTTACTGAAGGCCTGAAAGGAAATCTTTCTCTTCTTCCTGAACGCACGACTGCGCTTCAAGGGTTGTTCGATTCCAAGTTCGGGTTTCGCCTCCACGGGAAGAACTGA
- a CDS encoding WGR domain-containing protein produces the protein MSPTTLYYREGASDKVYQIALEERSTGWVVNFAYGRRGATLSTGSKTQYPVSYEQALKIHDRLVREKLAKGYTPGADATSYSGGSQEFTGVLPQLLNPVEEVELPQLLTDDSFVLQPKIDGRRLLIRKMGQSVTGINRRGIECGIPESIPDDALLFEGDFLIDGEAVGDVFSAFDLLECDEEDLRNEPYRQRLIALMTLLGDEPVGSIRQVCTFWGEQEKRFAFDRYREQGIEGVVFKRELASYSAGRPASGGNQLKFKFVTTASVIVSAINTRRSAAISLWDDTKLVPAGNVTIPPNHPLPEVGQVAEVRYLYAIPESGSLYQPVYLGLRDDIEQAECLVSQLKYKKAA, from the coding sequence ATGTCCCCTACCACCCTGTATTACCGCGAGGGCGCTTCCGATAAGGTCTATCAGATCGCGCTCGAAGAACGCTCCACCGGATGGGTCGTCAACTTCGCCTATGGGCGTCGGGGAGCGACTCTCTCGACCGGCAGCAAGACTCAATATCCAGTCTCATACGAACAGGCTCTGAAAATCCATGACCGGCTCGTTCGGGAGAAACTCGCCAAGGGATACACTCCCGGCGCGGACGCGACTTCCTACTCGGGAGGCAGCCAGGAGTTTACTGGCGTCCTCCCTCAACTGCTAAACCCGGTTGAGGAGGTCGAGCTTCCTCAGCTACTGACAGACGACTCGTTCGTCCTTCAGCCCAAGATCGATGGACGACGACTACTCATTCGGAAGATGGGGCAGTCCGTCACCGGGATCAATCGCCGAGGAATCGAGTGTGGCATCCCTGAGTCCATCCCGGACGACGCACTCCTCTTCGAGGGAGACTTCCTCATCGACGGCGAGGCGGTCGGAGACGTGTTCAGCGCTTTCGACCTCCTTGAATGCGACGAAGAAGATTTGCGAAATGAGCCCTACCGGCAGCGTCTCATCGCATTAATGACGTTGCTTGGCGACGAACCCGTTGGCTCGATCCGGCAGGTGTGCACCTTCTGGGGCGAGCAGGAAAAGCGCTTCGCGTTCGATCGCTACCGGGAACAGGGCATCGAGGGCGTCGTCTTCAAGCGTGAACTTGCCTCCTACTCCGCTGGCCGTCCGGCCTCGGGCGGAAATCAGCTGAAGTTCAAGTTCGTGACCACGGCGTCCGTGATCGTTTCGGCGATCAATACCAGGCGCAGTGCGGCGATCTCTCTCTGGGATGATACCAAGTTGGTGCCAGCTGGCAACGTGACGATCCCACCCAACCATCCTCTGCCTGAAGTCGGGCAGGTGGCCGAAGTGCGCTACCTCTACGCCATTCCCGAGAGCGGGAGCCTCTACCAACCCGTTTATCTCGGTCTCCGGGATGACATCGAACAAGCCGAGTGCCTCGTCTCTCAGCTCAAATACAAAAAAGCGGCCTGA
- a CDS encoding PEP-CTERM sorting domain-containing protein: MKTILTLLFLMTAPFSYGVVVYSNNFDTPANYNGWFASGDVAPWYTTISYASAGYGGSPGCLTINVKTTTTTTNYSTYASLKPFTLTTESSNTRLYIQGYVRANTAETTGSVQIGIGAPIGLTLETYPTGLQYQTLKIPPLNAGWVSFTLVYSNLYPQLNGRNLQLGNLSMWFAGDNWFTGKGSLSFDNITIQTVTTAVPEPGSLILLGIGCVIVIMARRSPPPQEKRSDRGIILRDDT; encoded by the coding sequence ATGAAAACAATCCTCACGCTTCTCTTCCTGATGACCGCCCCATTTTCATATGGTGTGGTCGTCTATTCCAACAACTTCGACACTCCCGCCAATTACAATGGCTGGTTCGCTTCCGGCGATGTGGCACCTTGGTACACCACGATCTCGTATGCTTCCGCCGGCTATGGAGGTAGTCCCGGATGTCTCACGATCAACGTGAAGACCACCACGACAACCACCAATTATTCTACCTATGCAAGTTTGAAGCCATTCACGCTTACGACGGAATCGAGCAACACCCGTCTCTACATTCAAGGATATGTCCGTGCGAATACGGCAGAAACCACGGGATCTGTGCAGATCGGGATTGGGGCGCCGATTGGCCTGACTTTGGAAACGTATCCGACGGGGTTGCAATATCAGACGCTAAAAATTCCTCCTCTGAACGCAGGGTGGGTTTCTTTTACATTGGTCTATTCCAACCTATATCCTCAGCTTAACGGCCGTAATTTGCAGCTCGGAAATCTATCGATGTGGTTTGCAGGCGACAACTGGTTCACAGGCAAGGGATCGCTTTCCTTCGACAACATCACGATCCAGACGGTCACGACAGCCGTTCCTGAACCTGGCAGCCTCATACTGCTAGGAATCGGGTGCGTCATTGTGATCATGGCACGAAGGAGCCCCCCTCCCCAGGAAAAGAGGTCCGATCGAGGTATAATCCTTAGAGATGATACTTAG